The Mesorhizobium loti genome includes a region encoding these proteins:
- a CDS encoding aspartate-semialdehyde dehydrogenase, giving the protein MRDHSEMDLMLKGYGLTTAKILYHFPDHPHLLQSYIWQDYDLAPEFPVLIRFIEFWKAKLDGPLHSISYTHQKLIAPNEWRKVDGEFVLH; this is encoded by the coding sequence ATGCGCGACCATTCCGAAATGGACCTGATGCTCAAAGGCTATGGCTTGACCACGGCCAAGATTCTCTATCACTTTCCCGACCATCCGCATCTGCTGCAGAGCTACATCTGGCAAGATTATGACCTCGCTCCGGAATTTCCGGTGCTGATACGGTTCATCGAATTCTGGAAGGCCAAGCTGGACGGGCCGCTGCATTCGATCAGCTACACGCACCAGAAGCTGATCGCGCCGAATGAATGGCGCAAGGTGGACGGCGAGTTCGTGCTGCACTGA
- a CDS encoding class I SAM-dependent methyltransferase: MDATDKAARIVRTVVETLKPGFAVKLWTGERIGPATGPVLTVNDPDIVWQMVRRPNFSTLIEMWISKAVDVEDGSLFDFYALPSQGKLGSKLKTLPKLAILRDLPAVLFSRKQMTARTDLSGRNPFVSGSSQEAIQHHYDISNAFYRLFLDERMVYSCGYFKDFANGIDQAQTDKLDHICRKLRLKPGERLLDIGCGWGAMLIHAAKNYGVIGRGVSLSEAQTNLARKRIRTEGLEDRITIEIKSYAELSGSFDKISSIGMFEHLGLANHAAYFSTVHRLLKPGGIYLHHAITRRGKGSAKKTLRKGAEYKALIKYIFPGGEVDTIGMTLGNLEAHGFLVHDVENLREHYARTCRLWAERLHARFDEAIAEVGEAKARLWLLYLTGCSITFERASAQIFQTVVTKRARGPSGLPPTRADLYQ, from the coding sequence ATGGACGCCACCGACAAGGCCGCGCGGATCGTTCGAACGGTTGTTGAAACGCTGAAGCCGGGCTTTGCTGTCAAGCTGTGGACCGGCGAGCGGATTGGCCCCGCCACCGGCCCTGTACTCACCGTCAACGACCCGGACATTGTCTGGCAGATGGTTCGCCGACCCAACTTCTCGACACTGATCGAGATGTGGATTTCCAAGGCCGTCGATGTCGAAGACGGATCGCTGTTTGATTTCTACGCCCTGCCTTCGCAAGGCAAGCTCGGGTCGAAACTCAAGACCTTGCCAAAGCTGGCAATCCTGCGTGACCTGCCGGCCGTGCTGTTTTCAAGGAAACAGATGACGGCGCGGACCGATCTTTCGGGGCGTAATCCCTTCGTCAGCGGTTCGAGCCAGGAAGCGATCCAGCATCACTATGACATCTCGAATGCCTTCTACCGGCTCTTCCTCGACGAGCGCATGGTCTACAGCTGTGGCTACTTCAAGGATTTCGCCAACGGCATCGACCAGGCGCAGACCGACAAGCTCGACCATATCTGTCGCAAGCTCCGGCTGAAGCCTGGCGAACGACTGCTCGACATCGGCTGTGGCTGGGGAGCGATGCTCATCCATGCCGCGAAGAACTATGGCGTCATCGGCCGTGGTGTCTCGCTGTCGGAGGCGCAGACCAATCTTGCCCGCAAGCGCATTCGCACCGAGGGGCTGGAGGACCGCATCACCATCGAGATAAAATCCTATGCCGAACTCTCCGGCTCGTTCGACAAGATCTCGTCGATCGGCATGTTCGAGCACCTCGGCCTTGCCAACCATGCCGCCTATTTCTCGACCGTCCATCGCCTGCTCAAGCCGGGCGGCATCTACCTGCACCATGCCATCACCAGGCGCGGCAAGGGCAGCGCGAAGAAGACGCTGCGCAAGGGCGCGGAATACAAGGCGCTGATCAAATACATCTTTCCCGGTGGCGAGGTCGACACGATCGGCATGACGCTCGGCAATCTCGAGGCGCATGGTTTTCTGGTCCACGATGTCGAGAATTTGCGCGAACACTATGCCCGCACCTGCAGGCTGTGGGCGGAGCGCCTGCACGCACGCTTTGACGAGGCAATCGCCGAGGTGGGAGAAGCCAAGGCGCGGCTATGGCTGCTCTACCTGACGGGCTGTTCGATCACCTTCGAACGCGCCTCGGCACAGATTTTCCAGACCGTCGTCACCAAGCGCGCGCGTGGCCCGAGCGGGCTGCCGCCGACGCGGGCGGATCTGTATCAATGA
- a CDS encoding aldo/keto reductase, which yields MNYRRLGASGLKVPALSFGAGTFGGSGPLFGAWGNSDAREARRLIDICLEAGVNLFDTADVYSNGASEEVLGEAIKGRRDAVLISTKTSLPMGDGPADYGSSRSRLIKSVDAALTRLGTDYIDLLQLHAFDAGTPIAEVLSTLDELVRAGKLRYVGVSNFSGWQVMKSLAQADSQGYPRYVAHQVYYSLVGRDYEWELMPLGLDQGVGALVWSPLGWGRLTGKIRRGQPLPEKSRLHDTASFGPPVEDEHLYRVMDALDAVAQETGKTVPQIAINWLLQRPTVSSVIIGARNEEQLRQNLGAVGWTLTPEQIGTLDAASEVTAPYPYFPYRRQEGFARLNPPAV from the coding sequence ATGAACTATCGACGTCTCGGTGCATCGGGCCTGAAAGTGCCCGCACTCTCATTCGGCGCGGGAACCTTTGGCGGCTCCGGCCCGCTGTTCGGCGCCTGGGGCAACAGCGATGCCAGGGAAGCGCGGCGGCTGATCGACATCTGCCTGGAGGCCGGCGTCAACCTGTTCGACACCGCCGACGTCTATTCGAACGGCGCCTCGGAAGAGGTGCTTGGCGAAGCCATCAAGGGGCGCCGCGACGCCGTGCTGATCTCGACCAAGACCTCGCTGCCGATGGGCGACGGCCCGGCCGACTACGGCTCGTCGCGGTCGCGGCTGATCAAATCCGTGGACGCCGCGCTGACCCGTCTCGGCACCGACTACATCGACCTTTTGCAACTGCATGCCTTCGATGCCGGCACCCCGATCGCGGAGGTTCTGTCGACGCTGGACGAACTCGTGCGCGCCGGCAAGCTGCGCTATGTCGGCGTCTCCAATTTCTCCGGCTGGCAAGTGATGAAGTCGCTGGCGCAAGCCGACAGCCAAGGCTACCCGCGTTATGTCGCGCATCAGGTCTACTACTCGCTGGTCGGTCGCGACTATGAGTGGGAACTGATGCCGCTCGGCCTCGACCAGGGCGTCGGCGCATTGGTGTGGAGCCCGCTTGGCTGGGGCCGCCTGACCGGCAAGATCCGCCGTGGCCAGCCCTTGCCGGAAAAGAGCCGGCTGCACGACACGGCGAGCTTCGGGCCGCCGGTCGAGGACGAGCATCTCTACCGGGTCATGGATGCGCTGGACGCGGTGGCGCAGGAAACCGGCAAGACCGTGCCGCAGATCGCCATCAACTGGCTGCTGCAGCGCCCCACCGTGTCGTCGGTCATCATCGGCGCCCGCAACGAGGAACAGCTGCGCCAGAATCTCGGCGCCGTCGGCTGGACGTTGACGCCGGAGCAGATCGGGACACTCGACGCTGCAAGCGAAGTCACCGCGCCCTACCCGTATTTCCCCTATCGCCGCCAGGAAGGCTTTGCCCGGCTCAACCCGCCAGCGGTGTGA
- a CDS encoding aldo/keto reductase, with protein MRYNQLGNTGMFVSEICLGTMTFGAAGENAQWGLIASLDQKGVNEIVAHSLAAGVNFFDTADVYSFGESERLLGQSLRDLKVNRQNVVIATKAHGAMGEGPNQRGSSRGHIMDSVDASLERLQLDHIDLYQLHGTDTVTPIDETLRALDDLVASGKVRYVGVSNWAAWRIAKALGIAERKGFARFETVQSYYSIAGRDLEREIVPLLNEEKLGLMVWSPMAGGLLSGKYGPGAPGNGEGRRASFNFPPVNEDRAWAAVAVMREIAKKHDVSVATVALGYVLAKPFVMSVIIGASCMEQLEQNLAATEVKLDTDDLVRLDEVSALPSEYPGWMLERQAAGRRPAPFTPKA; from the coding sequence ATGCGTTACAACCAGCTTGGAAATACGGGGATGTTCGTCTCCGAAATCTGCCTCGGCACCATGACCTTCGGTGCTGCCGGTGAAAATGCCCAATGGGGCCTGATCGCCAGCCTCGACCAGAAGGGCGTCAACGAGATCGTCGCCCATTCGCTCGCCGCCGGCGTCAATTTCTTCGACACGGCCGACGTCTACTCCTTCGGCGAGTCCGAGCGCCTGCTTGGCCAATCGCTCAGGGATCTCAAGGTCAACAGGCAAAACGTCGTCATCGCCACCAAGGCGCATGGCGCCATGGGCGAAGGCCCCAACCAGCGTGGCTCCTCTCGCGGCCACATCATGGATTCGGTCGATGCCAGCCTCGAGCGCCTGCAGCTCGATCATATCGATCTCTACCAGCTGCACGGCACCGACACCGTGACGCCGATCGACGAGACGTTGCGGGCGCTGGACGATCTGGTTGCCAGCGGCAAGGTCCGCTATGTCGGCGTCTCGAACTGGGCGGCATGGCGCATCGCCAAGGCGCTCGGCATTGCCGAGCGCAAGGGCTTCGCCCGTTTCGAGACCGTCCAGTCCTATTATTCGATCGCTGGCCGCGACCTCGAGCGCGAAATCGTGCCACTGCTCAACGAGGAGAAGCTCGGCCTGATGGTGTGGTCGCCGATGGCCGGCGGCCTGCTGTCCGGCAAATATGGCCCCGGCGCACCCGGCAATGGCGAAGGCCGCCGCGCTTCCTTCAACTTCCCGCCGGTCAATGAGGACCGTGCCTGGGCAGCCGTTGCCGTCATGCGCGAGATCGCCAAAAAGCATGATGTGAGCGTCGCCACGGTGGCGCTCGGCTATGTCCTGGCCAAGCCTTTCGTGATGAGCGTCATCATCGGCGCCAGCTGCATGGAACAGCTGGAGCAGAACCTTGCCGCGACTGAAGTGAAGCTCGACACCGACGATCTGGTTCGTCTCGACGAGGTTAGCGCCCTGCCGTCCGAATATCCCGGCTGGATGCTGGAGCGCCAGGCAGCGGGCCGACGCCCGGCGCCGTTCACGCCGAAGGCGTAA
- a CDS encoding MFS transporter has translation MPLALYALAAGAFGIGVTEFVIMGLLLDVSKDLGVSISAAGQLISGYALGVVIGAPLLTIATGNWPRKTVLLALMAIFTLGNLACALAPDYWTLMGARIITAFAHGTFFGVGSVVATGLVAPNKKASAIALMFTGLTIANILGVPFGTWLGQAFGWRATFWAVTLVGLAAFAVILALVPRSRTAPEKSDLRADLAVLRRTPVLLGLATTVLGYAGVFAVFTYIAPLLTEISGFKEAAVSPILLVFGGGLIAGNLLGGKVADRWLVPAVLGSLVVLALVLATMTFAIHSQVMAVIYVGLLGAAAFATVAPLQMWVLDKAQGAGQSLASSFNIAAFNLGNAAGAWLGGAVIAHGFGLGSLTWVAALLPVAALGVAGLALRLDRTATLGEPATIRS, from the coding sequence ATGCCTCTTGCTCTCTACGCTCTCGCCGCCGGCGCCTTCGGCATTGGCGTCACCGAATTTGTCATCATGGGTCTGCTGCTCGATGTCAGCAAGGATCTCGGCGTTTCGATCTCGGCCGCCGGCCAGCTCATTTCGGGCTATGCCCTCGGCGTCGTCATCGGCGCGCCCTTGCTGACCATCGCCACCGGCAACTGGCCACGCAAGACCGTGCTTCTGGCGCTGATGGCGATCTTCACGCTTGGCAATCTCGCCTGTGCGCTGGCGCCCGACTACTGGACGCTGATGGGCGCCCGCATCATCACCGCCTTCGCCCACGGCACCTTCTTCGGCGTCGGCTCCGTCGTCGCCACCGGCTTGGTCGCGCCCAACAAGAAGGCCTCGGCGATCGCGCTGATGTTCACCGGCCTGACCATCGCCAACATTCTCGGCGTGCCCTTCGGCACCTGGCTCGGCCAGGCTTTCGGCTGGCGGGCGACCTTCTGGGCGGTGACATTGGTCGGCCTGGCGGCCTTCGCCGTCATCCTGGCCCTGGTGCCGCGCAGCCGGACGGCGCCCGAAAAGAGCGACCTGCGCGCCGATCTTGCCGTTTTGCGCCGCACGCCCGTCCTGCTCGGTCTTGCCACCACCGTGCTCGGCTATGCCGGCGTCTTCGCCGTCTTCACCTATATCGCTCCATTGTTGACTGAGATCAGCGGCTTCAAGGAAGCGGCCGTGTCGCCGATCCTGCTCGTCTTCGGCGGCGGTCTCATCGCCGGCAATTTGCTTGGCGGCAAGGTCGCCGATCGATGGCTGGTGCCGGCCGTGCTGGGCAGTCTCGTGGTGCTGGCACTGGTGCTCGCCACCATGACCTTCGCCATCCACAGCCAGGTGATGGCCGTCATCTATGTCGGCCTGCTCGGCGCTGCCGCCTTCGCCACGGTGGCGCCGCTGCAGATGTGGGTGCTGGACAAGGCGCAAGGTGCCGGCCAAAGCCTCGCCTCGTCCTTCAACATCGCCGCCTTCAATCTCGGCAACGCCGCGGGCGCCTGGCTTGGTGGTGCGGTGATTGCCCACGGGTTTGGTCTGGGTTCCCTCACCTGGGTCGCCGCCTTGCTGCCGGTCGCGGCCCTCGGCGTGGCCGGACTGGCGCTGCGTCTCGATCGTACCGCCACGCTCGGCGAGCCTGCCACCATTCGGTCGTGA
- a CDS encoding YggS family pyridoxal phosphate-dependent enzyme, which yields MGDAVQQFFAVKAKIAAAEREAGREAGAVTLVAVSKTFDAAEISPVIEAGQRVFGENRVQEAQGKWPDLKDAFPGIELHLIGPLQSNKAREAVALFDVIETVDREKIAAELAKEIAKQGRAPKLYVQVNTGSEPQKAGIEPRDAVAFVARCRDVHGLAIEGLMCIPPADENPGPHFALLEKLSKEAGVARLSMGMSGDYETAIAFGATSVRVGSAIFGSR from the coding sequence ATGGGCGATGCCGTTCAGCAGTTTTTCGCGGTCAAGGCGAAGATCGCCGCCGCCGAGCGCGAGGCCGGTCGCGAGGCTGGCGCGGTGACGCTGGTCGCGGTTTCCAAGACCTTTGACGCCGCCGAGATAAGCCCCGTCATCGAGGCCGGCCAGCGCGTCTTCGGCGAGAATCGCGTGCAGGAAGCGCAAGGCAAATGGCCTGATCTGAAGGACGCATTTCCTGGCATCGAGCTGCATCTGATCGGCCCGCTGCAATCCAACAAGGCTAGGGAAGCGGTAGCACTGTTCGACGTCATCGAGACGGTCGATCGCGAAAAGATCGCCGCCGAACTCGCCAAGGAGATCGCCAAACAGGGCCGCGCGCCAAAGCTCTACGTCCAGGTCAACACTGGCTCCGAGCCGCAGAAGGCCGGCATCGAACCGCGCGACGCCGTGGCCTTCGTCGCCCGCTGCCGCGATGTGCATGGCCTCGCCATCGAAGGCCTGATGTGCATCCCGCCGGCCGACGAGAACCCCGGCCCCCATTTCGCCTTGCTGGAGAAGCTCAGCAAGGAAGCTGGCGTCGCCAGACTGTCAATGGGCATGTCCGGCGACTACGAAACAGCAATCGCCTTCGGCGCCACCAGCGTCCGGGTCGGCTCGGCGATCTTCGGCAGCCGCTGA
- the acs gene encoding acetate--CoA ligase, with translation MSEVHVHRVQPAWKKNALIDNDTYLKWYAESVKSPDKFWGKHGKRIDWFKPFSKVKNTSFDGKVSIKWFEDGLTNVSVNCIDRHLKKRGNQTAIIWEGDNPYDDKKITYNELYEHVCRLANVMKKHGVKKGDRVTIYMPMIPEAAYAMLACTRIGAIHSIVFGGFSPDALAGRIDDCKSTFVITSDEGLRGGKPIPLKENTDKAIEIAAKAGTKVEKVVVVRRTGGKTGWVAGRDVWYHDEIATVKAECKPEKMKAEDPLFILYTSGSTGKPKGVLHTTAGYLVYASMTHQYVFDYHDGDIYWCTADVGWVTGHSYIVYGPLANGATTLMFEGVPNYPSQSRFWEVIDKHKVNIFYTAPTALRALMGAGDAHVTKTSRKSLRVLGSVGEPINPEAWEWYFNIVGNGKVPIVDTWWQTETGGILITPLPGATDLKAGSATRPFFGIKPQLVDGEGKVLEGAADGNLCITDSWPGQMRTVYGDHDRFIQTYFSTYKGKYFTGDGCRRDADGYYWITGRVDDVINVSGHRMGTAEVESALVSHDKVSEAAVVGYPHDIKGQGIYCYVTLMAGEQPSEELRKELIAHVRKEIGAIASPDKIQFAPGLPKTRSGKIMRRILRKIAEDDFSALGDTSTLADPAVVEDLIANRQNKKG, from the coding sequence ATGTCCGAGGTTCATGTCCATCGCGTCCAGCCGGCGTGGAAGAAAAACGCGCTGATCGACAATGACACCTACCTGAAATGGTATGCCGAGAGCGTCAAGTCACCGGACAAGTTCTGGGGCAAGCACGGCAAGCGCATCGACTGGTTCAAGCCCTTCAGCAAGGTCAAGAACACCTCCTTCGACGGCAAGGTCTCGATCAAATGGTTCGAGGACGGGCTGACCAACGTCTCGGTCAACTGCATCGACCGGCACCTGAAGAAGCGCGGCAACCAGACCGCCATCATCTGGGAAGGCGACAATCCCTACGACGACAAGAAGATCACCTACAACGAGCTCTACGAACATGTCTGCCGGCTCGCCAATGTGATGAAGAAGCACGGCGTCAAGAAGGGCGACCGCGTCACCATCTACATGCCGATGATCCCGGAAGCGGCCTATGCGATGCTGGCCTGCACGCGTATCGGCGCCATCCACTCGATCGTCTTCGGCGGCTTTTCGCCTGACGCGCTGGCCGGCCGCATCGACGACTGCAAGTCGACCTTCGTCATCACATCAGACGAGGGCCTGCGCGGTGGCAAGCCGATCCCGTTGAAGGAGAACACCGACAAGGCGATCGAGATTGCCGCGAAAGCCGGAACGAAGGTCGAAAAGGTCGTGGTCGTGCGCCGCACCGGCGGCAAGACCGGCTGGGTGGCCGGACGCGACGTCTGGTACCATGACGAGATCGCGACGGTGAAGGCCGAGTGCAAGCCGGAAAAGATGAAGGCCGAGGATCCGCTGTTCATCCTCTACACGTCTGGTTCGACCGGCAAGCCTAAGGGTGTGCTGCACACCACCGCCGGCTATCTCGTCTACGCCTCGATGACGCATCAATATGTCTTCGACTATCATGACGGCGACATCTACTGGTGCACCGCCGATGTCGGCTGGGTCACCGGCCACAGCTACATCGTCTACGGCCCGCTCGCCAACGGCGCCACCACGCTGATGTTCGAAGGCGTGCCGAACTATCCGTCGCAGTCGCGCTTCTGGGAAGTCATCGACAAGCACAAGGTCAACATCTTCTACACCGCGCCGACGGCGCTGCGCGCGCTGATGGGCGCCGGCGATGCGCATGTCACCAAGACATCGCGCAAGTCGCTGCGCGTGCTGGGTTCGGTCGGCGAGCCGATCAATCCTGAAGCCTGGGAGTGGTATTTCAACATCGTTGGCAACGGCAAGGTGCCGATCGTCGACACCTGGTGGCAGACCGAGACCGGCGGCATCCTGATCACGCCGCTGCCCGGCGCCACCGACCTCAAGGCGGGTTCGGCGACGCGGCCGTTCTTCGGCATCAAGCCGCAGCTGGTCGACGGCGAGGGCAAGGTGCTGGAAGGTGCCGCCGACGGCAATCTGTGCATCACCGATTCCTGGCCCGGCCAGATGCGCACCGTCTATGGCGACCACGACCGCTTCATCCAGACCTATTTCTCGACCTACAAAGGAAAATACTTCACCGGCGACGGCTGCCGCCGTGACGCCGACGGCTATTACTGGATCACCGGCCGCGTCGACGACGTCATCAACGTCTCCGGCCATCGCATGGGCACGGCCGAAGTCGAATCCGCACTGGTCAGCCACGACAAGGTCTCGGAAGCCGCCGTCGTCGGCTATCCGCACGACATCAAGGGCCAGGGCATCTACTGCTACGTCACGCTGATGGCGGGTGAGCAGCCGAGCGAGGAATTGCGCAAGGAGCTGATCGCCCATGTCCGCAAGGAGATCGGCGCCATCGCTTCGCCCGACAAGATCCAGTTCGCGCCCGGCCTGCCGAAGACGCGCTCGGGCAAGATCATGCGCCGCATCCTGCGCAAGATCGCCGAGGACGATTTCTCTGCCCTGGGCGACACCTCGACGCTCGCCGACCCGGCCGTCGTCGAAGACCTGATCGCCAACCGTCAAAACAAGAAGGGCTGA
- a CDS encoding MOSC domain-containing protein — MQDEAALGTVSELWRYPASSLAGERLEAISVEVESIDGDRLFGLVDVSDNEIARPDRDAKWHKVPRIRTRLSPARELEIAVPDGGWLAAPGIESDRAVSAYLGFEASIRPFRRENAASGYSGPLTAERYRKAPIHLLTTASLARLKALHPEGAPDPRRFRPNIVVDMAAIEGSFPETEWIGRKLAIGDLLLTISEPCRRCGFTIIAQDGFENDPAILRNLVRHNAHNLGVYCTVDRPASVEIGDTMRFI; from the coding sequence ATGCAGGACGAGGCCGCGCTGGGCACTGTCAGTGAGCTCTGGCGCTATCCGGCGAGTTCGCTTGCCGGCGAGCGCCTGGAGGCGATTTCGGTCGAGGTCGAAAGCATCGACGGCGACCGCCTGTTCGGCCTTGTCGACGTGTCCGACAATGAAATCGCCCGGCCGGACCGCGACGCGAAATGGCACAAGGTGCCGCGCATTCGCACCCGGCTGTCACCGGCCCGCGAACTCGAGATCGCCGTCCCGGACGGCGGCTGGCTGGCTGCGCCGGGTATCGAGAGCGACCGCGCGGTGTCGGCCTATCTCGGCTTCGAAGCCTCGATCCGGCCGTTTCGCCGTGAGAATGCCGCGTCCGGCTATTCCGGCCCGCTGACGGCGGAGCGTTATCGCAAGGCGCCGATCCATCTGTTGACGACGGCTTCGCTGGCGCGCCTGAAGGCACTGCATCCGGAAGGCGCCCCCGACCCGCGCCGTTTTCGTCCCAACATCGTCGTCGACATGGCGGCAATCGAAGGGTCGTTTCCCGAGACGGAATGGATCGGCCGCAAGCTGGCGATCGGCGACCTGCTGCTGACCATCTCGGAACCCTGTCGCCGCTGCGGTTTCACCATCATCGCCCAGGACGGCTTCGAAAACGATCCGGCGATCCTGCGCAATCTGGTTCGCCACAACGCGCACAATCTCGGCGTCTATTGCACGGTCGATCGGCCGGCCAGCGTCGAGATCGGCGACACGATGCGCTTCATCTGA
- a CDS encoding LysR family transcriptional regulator, whose product MARPDINRSGEIEVFVRVVEAGSFSAAARELRMTPSAVSKLIARLEARLGARLVSRSTRKLQLTPEGTAFYESGLRILADMAAAEQEAAAGAAPRGRLRVNSYVPFGVHRLIPLLPRFLQRYPEISVDLVLTDSVIDLMAERADVAIRAGPLSESRLVARKLGQSPVVVVAAPSYLETHGMPLTPSDLDRHNRMGFGFVRHVDGWPFLDAEGRAIMVPIIGNTLVSDGEAMRLMVLAGTGIARLARWHVAADIAAGRLVSLLEAFNPGDEEPTHAVYVGQGRHLPARVRAFLDFLGESVRLA is encoded by the coding sequence ATGGCCAGGCCCGACATCAATCGCTCCGGCGAGATCGAAGTGTTCGTGCGCGTCGTCGAGGCTGGAAGCTTTTCAGCCGCCGCGCGCGAACTGCGCATGACGCCTTCGGCGGTGAGCAAGCTGATCGCGCGGCTGGAGGCCCGGCTTGGCGCGCGGCTGGTCAGCCGCTCGACGCGAAAGCTGCAACTGACGCCGGAAGGCACAGCGTTCTACGAGAGCGGCCTGCGCATCCTCGCCGACATGGCGGCGGCCGAGCAGGAGGCGGCGGCGGGCGCGGCACCGCGCGGACGGCTGCGCGTCAACAGCTACGTGCCCTTCGGGGTGCATCGGCTGATCCCGCTGCTGCCGCGCTTCCTCCAACGGTATCCGGAGATTTCGGTCGATCTTGTGCTGACCGATAGCGTCATCGACCTGATGGCGGAACGCGCCGATGTCGCCATCCGTGCCGGGCCGCTGAGCGAGTCACGGCTGGTGGCACGCAAGCTCGGGCAAAGCCCGGTGGTGGTCGTTGCAGCACCTTCCTACCTCGAGACGCACGGCATGCCGCTGACGCCATCCGATCTCGACAGGCACAACCGCATGGGTTTCGGATTCGTGCGGCATGTCGATGGCTGGCCGTTCCTCGACGCGGAAGGCCGCGCCATCATGGTTCCGATCATCGGCAACACGCTGGTCAGCGATGGCGAGGCGATGCGGCTGATGGTGCTGGCGGGCACGGGCATCGCCCGGCTGGCCCGCTGGCATGTGGCGGCCGATATCGCCGCCGGCCGGCTGGTGTCGCTGCTGGAGGCATTCAATCCCGGCGACGAGGAGCCCACCCACGCCGTCTATGTCGGCCAGGGCCGGCATCTGCCGGCACGGGTGCGCGCCTTTCTCGACTTTCTGGGCGAGAGCGTCAGGTTGGCCTGA